GACAGGTGTCGTTGCCGCAAGGCTATGAGCTGATGTGGGGGGGGCAATTCCAGCATTTGGAAGAGGCCACGCGCCGGTTGGCCATTGTGGTGCCGATGACGATTCTATTGATCCTCGGCGTGCTGTCCGTGATCTTCGGCGTGATGCAGCCGGCCGCACTGATCTTTCTCAATGTGCCGTTGGCCCTGTCCGGCGGGATCGTGGCGTTGTGGCTGCGTGGCTTGCCGATGAGCATCTCGGCCATCATCGGGTTCATCGCTCTGTTCGGGATCGCCGTGCTGAACGGGGTGGTGATGGTCAGTCACATCCGGCAACTCGAAATGGAGGGACTCTCGATCGATGAAGCCGTGCGGCAGGGGGCGATGGATCGGCTGAGGCCGGTGCTCATGACGGCGCTGGTCGCGAGTCTCGGTTTTCTCCCTATGGCGGTGGCGACCAGCATGGGGGCGGAAGTCCAGCGTCCTCTGGCGACGGTGGTCATCGGCGGCCTGTTCACCTCGACCATCCTGACGCTCTTGGTCATTCCAGCGTTGTACCGACGATTCGGCGGGATCCAGGTGGAGCCTGCGACGGGGAAGCCAGCGGACCTGTAACCTCAGGCGGTCTCCGATATCGCGCGATACGCATCGAATCCGCCGTAGGAGGATCGACCGGGCGGACTAGTGTCGTCGACTTCCGCTTCTGAACAGGCTTGCATGGTGGCGTCAGCGGTCGTAGTGGAAGGCGATGCCGAACATGAAGAGATTGGCGCGGTAGTCGGCGGTCACGTGGCTGCGGGTCCAGCTGAACTGGGCGAAGTTGTATTTGTATTCGACGAACGGAGCGATCTTGTCGGTGACGTAGTAGCGAATGCCGGTGAGCACGTTGAAACTCGGCGCGAACGAGGCTTCAGGGCGGAAGGTGCCGCTCGAAATATTTCCGACGTTCAGCCCGATGCCCATACCCGCGTAAGGTTCCACCTTATATTGATAACCGGTGACACGCACGAGAGCGTTGAAGGCCAGTGAATGAACCAGCAGGTCGGCGCCAGGAATTTTCCCCGATAGGGCCGGGTTGGTGGTGGTGGGGAGTGTCTGCTGCTTGATCCCCGGCGAGGACCGATACATGTCGAGTTCCAACCCAAACCAGTTATAGCCGCGATCGTTGAAGTAGTGACCGATTTTCCCGCCGAAATAGGGATTCTTTCCGAGCTCAAGGTTGCCGGAATCCGTGGTGTCCATGCTGGGCAGGTTGAGCCCCGTTCCCAGCGCCACGTAGTTTTCGGCGTTGGCGAGCGCTGGAAAACTCAAGAGAACCAGCAGAATCAGGACCGCGCAATACCCTCGAACCATTGTGCCTCCTTATGAAATTCCCGCGGTTCGAAGCCGTCCGCGAGCTACGACGCTACTCTAACGGGCTTGGCGTATGGTGGCAAGAGAGAAGTGTGGATCAGCACTGCGTCTCGTTGCGGTGAAGCAGCGTGGGACGCAGGCAGGAGCCCCGCCAGGACCGGTGGTCCCATGACCAGTTCAGCAGTGCATACTCCGTGTGTGTCAGCCGCTGGTCGATGATGCGGCCGAATCCGCCGATCCGCAGCGAGAAACCGGCAGGAAGATCCACGTCCTTGAGCATTCCAAACTCGGTAAAATTTCCGGCGAAGTAGGCGGGGTCACCGCGCTCGGTGTTGAATTGTTCGCCTCGCCATATGGTGACGTAGGGGCGCCAACCGGCCAGGTCTACGCCACCCGTCAATTGGTATCCTCTGCCGCGCGTGATCGGCAAGCTACCCGGTGTCGGTTCGTTCTGGCTGTTCAAATAGAGGGCCATCACGTCGATTTCGCGAAACCACGGGATCGAGGACCAGTGATCGCCGGGACGGAACGTAAATTGCGGTCCGAACGCCGTGAGGAAATTGTTGCCCGCAGGACGGTCGCGGGGCAGGCCCGGACCGAAGAAGGTGCGGGCTTCGGAGTATTGCGCGCCGCCGGAATGGGCCCAGTAGACTTGGCCGTTGAAGGCGAAATAGCCTGCCGCCACTCGTCCGGCATAGCCCACATCAAACCGTTCAGCCTTCTGGAAGGTTTCGATCTGGTTCCAATTGATGAAGAGATCCTGCTGGTAATGTTCGCGATCGACCAGCATTTGGAACCCCTGCTCGACGGGACGGCTGAAGAGCATGGCATCGTTAAACAATGCATCGACGAAGGGATGGTTCCGGTGGATCGTGCCGGCCACCATGGTCGCGCCGGGCAGGAATGTATATTCGGCTGCGAGGATCGGTTGCGCGGTGTGAAAATGCTGAGTGTCCGCGACCGGCAGCCCGGCGAAGACACCGGCATCGAGCGTCAAGCCGGCTATCGGCATATAGCGCAGGACTGGGGCAAGATACTGTCCGGCGAAGGTCTGATTCGTGACGGCAAGCGGTCCGGCCTGGCGCAGTCCTGAGTACGCAATGTTGTAGACATACGTCAGCGAATCGAACAGGGCGCTGAAGCGGCGCTCACCGGCAGGGGATTGAGCCTCGACGAAGGGCTGCGACAATGACGCCCACACATCGCCGGCCAGGTCGGCATGGTTCGTATCCCAGTTCCAGTTGAAGACGAGATACTCCTGGTTCACCCATTTGAACGTGTCCCGGTTTAGATAGGTGTGGCCGTCTTCGGTAAAGAAGGCGCGGATACGTCGAGTTTGTGTGCCGAACTCGAGGGAGGCGCGGTTGGTCAACCAGAAGGTCTTGGACAGGCCGACTTCCGGGAAGTTGCTGCTACGGTATTCTGGGTCTCCCTGCAGGCTCAGGAAATTGCGACCCTTCCAGAACGAGATCCAGGGCCGCCATCCCTCAAGATCCACCCACGTCTGCAGCTCATACCCCCGTCCGCGAGTCGCCTCTGAGCCGTTGTCGGGTTGATTATAGGTCGTGAGGTAGGTGAAGCGGATTCCCGCCTGTTTCCACCAGGATAGGGCTGAGGCATAACAGGCCGGTTCCAACACCAACTCCGGTCCGGCCGCGATGACCACGTTATCCCTGGTGTCGAACGATCGGTCCAGTTTAAACAGGGCCTGCCCGTTCCTAACCCAATGGACTTGCCCATTGAAGTGCAGCAGGCCGAAGCGCAATTGCCCGGCGTAGCCCACGTCATACCGGTTGGAGGCCGAGCCGCGGAAGGCCTGCTCCCAGTTGATGAAGAGGTCTTGCCGATAGTAGCGAGAATCAACTAGCATTTGAACCCCCTGCTCGATGGGACGCAGGAAGCGATTGCCGTTGTCGAAGACGGCGTCGTGGAAGTCCCGGTGCGGAGTGCGGATCGTCCCGGCGACGGCGGTGATCTGGTCGATCGGTTGATAGGTCAAGCGGACGATGGGCCGGACTTGAGACACTTCGGTGTCGTGTCCGAAGGGCATGTTGGCAAAGACCCCGAGCTCGGCTTCGAGATGGGGAAGCAACCGCCGATAGACGGTCGCGTTGACCAAATTGCCGATGAGCGTCGTATCGCGGCCGAGTCCGTTGGTGAAGGTGTTGTCCTCGAGGCCTTGTTTCTCGAGGTTGAGCATGAAGGTGCTGACGGAGAAGCGGGCGTCGAGGAGGTGGGGGCTCGGGTCCGGTTGAGAAACCTCTTGTGAAACCGCGGGTGCAGCAGTGGCAAGGGAGAGGATCGCCCCGAAGACTAAAACGAGTAACGAGTTATATGGCGACTGTTTGGGCGGCAGCACAATGGGAGCGGATCATAAGAGGGAGTGGCGCGATCCGTCAACGTGCCGAAATATCGGTGGGCATCGTTGGCATGAGTAAAGGTAGGCGCCTGGCGCCACTGGGTACCGCAGGTCGTAAGTGGTAGTGGAAAACCGGTCGGGGGGTACGTTGCCGGGGAATACCATATCTGGGGCAGAAGTCGACCCTGGGTTTGAACATGAACAGGTACGTCTGGGTACGACGCTGTCCGTGATCACCGTGGCCCAAATCCTGAGTGCGTTCGGAATACAGTGGTACACAATTGCGCACCTTGGAGTAGGCATGGATGCGGATGCTTTGTATGCAGGGGCAACTTTGCCTCAAGCAGTAACGGTGTTGCTGATGGAACCGCTTGGATTCGTACTCATTCCGTTTCTGTCATCCAAAGGAGAGTCTGAGCGGAACAGGCTTGCATGGCCGCTTGTATCCGGAATCGGGGTCTTGTCGGTCGTAGCTACGGTGGTCCTGATTTTTCTGGCTCCCCCGACGGTACGCATTCTGGCCCCAGGTCTCACTGAATTTGGCATGAATTTGACGGTGCAGTTGGCGCAGATTCAACTGCTCGGGGTTATCGGCGGTGCCTGCGGAACAGTGTTGGTTGCGCTGTCGCAAGCCAGGGGGCAGTTCGTATGGCCGGCCCTGTCGTTGGTGCTCGCTACCCTAGGGGGATGGGGAGCGCTGGTTGCGGGGCTTGATCACTGGGGGGTTCGATTCGCTGCATGGACGCAGGTTGGGATAACCACCTTCTCGGCCGTCATCCTACTCCCCACCCTTGGACGACCGACCATGGCGGCGCTGCGAGAAATGCCTGCTGTGCTTTACAACGTAGGGGTGAAGATGCGGCCGCTTGTTATCAGCGTGTCATACAGCCGTTCGGGCTTTGTCGTGGACCGATTTCTGGCTTCGCTTCTCAGCCCCGGCAGTATCACGATCCTAGATTTTGTCTTGAGAATCCATTCAGCGATGAGCCGTGTCCTCAACCACGGCGTGGCAGCTCCTGTAATCCCGACCATGGCTCGGTTCGCAAATGAGGGGGCATGGAGTGCTTTCAATGCGCTGTGGCGACGAAGGGCTTGGTGGATGGGGTGTTTGAGTTGTGGCGCAAGTTTGCTGCTTGTTCTGACAGCGGTTGGCCTATACCAGACAAGCGTTCTGGAGTATTGGGGCATCTATGGAAAGGTAAATCCGAATGATTTCGTGAATATCTGGGGCGTTCTTGTGGGGTGTTCTGGTGTCCTCTGTGCGGCTGGGGTGAGTCACATTTTTGTCAATGCGTTTTATGCCCAGGGCGATATGGCTCTCCCTGCGAAAATTGAGATTGGTACATACACCACTGGCTTAATCTTCAAGGCGTTTGGTCTTTGGTGGGGCGGCCTTGTGGGCATCGCAGCTGCGATCAGTGCGTATTACCTGCTGACTAGCGTCGTGTTGGGTGTGGTGCTCAATCGACGTGTCGGAAGGCAACTCTTAGTGGCGACCTCTGTGGGCGTCACTGGCTCCGTATTCGAGGTAAGACGGTAGAATCATATGTGTGGAATCTGCGGTATTGTTCAAACGAGCAGTGATCCCTGTCTCCCGCAAAAAATACAACACATGACGCTTTCGCTACGCCATCGAGGACCGGATGGCCTGGAGTGTTGGGTCGATGGTACGAGTACCGTTGGTTTGGGACACGCGAGACTCTCCATTATCGATCCGGTGGGAGGGGCTCAGCCAATGTGGTCAAGGGATAACCGGCATGTCCTTGTTTTTAATGGAGAGATTTACAATTTCCAATCGTTGCGGAATGAGCTGGAAGATTTGGGGTGCACGTTTGGTACGAATTCAGACACCGAGGTGTTGCTGCAAGCCCTCCGTACCTGGGGAACATCCTGCCTCACGAAGTTGCACGGGATGTTTGCGTTTGCGCTCTACGATACAGTTGCGGATGAGTTGTTTCTAGCTCGCGACCGTATAGGCATCAAACCCCTCTACTATGCAGATTTCGACGGTGTCTTCTGTTTTGCGTCAGAGATCAAGGCACTGCGGGATCTAGCAAGTGGGGCATTAACTCTGAACTATCGTGCCGTCCTGAGTCATCTTTCGCTGGCCTATACGACTCCGCCTGAGACATTTTTCTCCGAAGTGCAGGAACTTGAGCCTGGAGCCTGGCTGAGGTTAGGAAATCGAGGGGTCGAGCATGGGCGCTTCTGGTCCTGGAAGCGAACGCCTATGGAATGGGAAGATTCCGTCGTCCTGGAACGAACTGAAACGGCAATTCTTAGCAGCCTGAGCGAACAGCTCGTTGCTGATGTTCCCTTGGGCGCATTCCTCAGCGGAGGAATTGATTCCTCTCTCCTGGTTTCAATGATTGTAAGGAGTTTAGGGCGGCGAATCCCAACTTTTACGGTGAAGTTCGGCGATAGCACGTACGATGAGTCTCGTTTTGCGGGGGGGGTTGCGCGATGGCTGGGGATCGAACACCATGAAATTCCGGTGGCCGACGGATACGGTGACTTGTCTCTCCTCGATGAGGTGTTGGCGCAATTTGATCAGCCATTTGGCGACTCATCGGCAGTACCCACGTATTTCATCTGCAAAGCTGTAAAGCCTTTTGTCAAAGTGATGATTGGAGGCGACGGAGGCGACGAAATGTTCGGGGGATATCCTCGCTTCAGCTATGCCGATATGGCTGAGCACCTGCATGTAGTTCCGCAGTGGTTGCTTCGAGGACTTCGCGCTTGCTGTAATGGAGCGCTCCTCGCATCAGGGTCGGATCGTATCCGGCAGATTAGACGTCTGTTAATGGCTGCTGAGGCTGGCGGAAATGAGCGCTTGTTCATCCTGTCATCCTATTTGCTCCCGCCTGAGATTGGGGCCGTTCTCTCACCGTTAGTTTCTCAACAGTTGGAAGGGTGGAGACCAGGAATTCTTTCTAAGGCCGAGCATACGCTCCAGGCAGGCGGTGCGGAATTTATCGACGCGACCGTGACAACGGCTTTGCCAGGCGATTACCTCCGAAAAGTAGACATGATGAGCAGCATGCATGGTTTGGAGGTCCGGGTGCCGTTTCTCGGTGAGTCCGTACTTAATTGTTCCGCAGGCATCCCCGAAACGAAGAAATATTCTTTCACGGAAAATAAGCGAATTCTTCGGGCGCTGGCCAAGAAATATTTGCCTGACGAAATTTGTGGCCGCGCGAAGACAGGTTTCAGGTTTCCGTTCGATACGTGGCTCGGAGAAAAGGGCAGGCATGAGGTCCAACAGCAGCTGATTTCGCCTAAAGCCATGGTGAGAGCATTGATCCGTCCGGAGTACGTCGAACAGTTGTTGCAGGCGTTTGTCTGCCAACGATGGAGTGACCTGCGGATTAGCCGAGACAACATGTGTCAGCGCGTATATGGGCTCTGGGGGTTGGAGCGTTGGCTGCAACGCTGGAATCCGATCCTGTAATGATCTTCAGCATGTCTTATCGGTATGAGTGAAAGCTGCGATCCCTTCATGCTCCAGTTGGAAAAGGAATCGACCGAGGTGCTGCCTTGTTCGGTTTCCAGCGAAGCGCCGCTTCGGGTGTGTCACGTTCTCCCGGGGCCGCCGGATCCGCAACGTATGGTGTTTGCTACGGAGCAAATCAGTTCGCTCTCTGCCTTGGGAGTGATGAATCATTCGGTGTTTTTGTGGTCCCGCACCTCTCCTGTGGTGGTGCTCTATGAGACGCGGCGCTTGCGCAAAGAGATTCGCGAATTTCGCCCCAATCTGGTTCATGCGCACTACGGCACCGTGACCGCGATGCTAGCGGCACTTTCCGTCTCGATTCCGATCGTAATTACTTACCGAGGCAGTGATTTGAATCCGTGCCCGAGTATTTCTTCAATTCGTTCCAGGTTGGGGCGATTTCTTTCCCAAATCGCTGCGTATCGCGCCGCTCGTATTGTGTGCGTGAGTGCGGAACTCAGAGGCAGGCTTTGGAGAGGTGGAAGCGAAGTGCGAATCATTCCTACCGGGGTCGACCTATCGAGGTTTCGGCCGATCTCTCGGGACGTGGCGCGCCGCCAACTGGGCTGGCCTCCAGGGAGACCAGTCGTATTGTTCAATGTGGGAGATGACCCATTGGTCAAACGGAAGGACTTGGCATTGGCAGCCGTGGCTGAAGCTAGGAAAATGTCGCTCGACTTTGATTTCGTTGAATTGAACGGCCGGGTCGCCCATGCTGACATATCGACGTATCTCAACGCCGCCGATTGCCTATTAGTGACCAGTGATTGGGAAGGTTCGCCGAATATCGTGAAAGAAGCCGTGGCTTGCGATCTCCCAGTAGTGACAGTGGATGCGGGTGATGTGCGTGAGCGTCTGGCCAAGGTTACTCCCTCGATCATCGTGGAACGGCGCCCTTCTTCAATTGCTAAGGGACTTGCTGAAATCCTGCGCGACCCCCGTCGTTCCAATGGGCATGAGACGGTCGCAGATATTTCTTCTGAGAATGTTGCGCGCCAATTGGTAGCTGTCTACCGGGAAGTGCTGACAGCCTGAGTTTCAATCGCTCGATTTGGGGGATGGAACTGTGCCGTATTATTTGCTGCTCGGGGGAGGAACGGTTGTCATTGCCTTCTTGGCCTTCTTGATTTGGAGGAGGACGAAAAGCCTCGCCATCCTGACCGGCCTCGCCATGATGTACTACTGGTCGTTGTTCGGCGCATGGTCGATTGTGAGCGATCGTCTGGCCGGTGTCGGGGGCAAATCGTATGGCTATCTGGAGGAGAAGCTCTTTCCGGTGAATCTGGACGGGAGCTATTTCAGCGCGTTGATTCTTTACGTGGGATTCATCCTTGTCATTGAAGTCTGCTTATTGATGCGCGTCCGAGGTAGGACATCGAGTGGCATCCACCTCAAGTCTCCAATCCGAGTTAATCACGTTGTCCTGCTGGGATTCGGTGTCGTTTGCGGCGTGGTGAGCTATTGGCTTGTCAGAGAATCCCTTGAAACCGCTGAAGGGCTAAATCTGTCGGGGTACGCGGTAACGCGCGGGATGCTGGGCGAGGCCGTTCCCTTCTTCACGATCCATCAGCTCTTGAATCGAGGAGCGTTTTTGTCCGCCGCGATCGGATTAGCCGTGGCGGTAAGCGGGCGTCACCCTCGTGTGTTTGTTGGCCAAAGGAACCGGATTGCCATGGTTGGGTACACAGTACTGATCGGTGGTCTCATTTGGTTTGCCCTCATGCTTGGCAACAAAAATGAGTTGTTGTTTGCTGGGGTAGTGGGGATGCTTTTGTACGAAGCGAATGCTCAAAAGAAGCGACTGGTGGGGGTACTGATGGCAGCTCTCGTTGGAGTAGCCATCTTGCGGGTAATCGACACTGTGCGCGGTCTGCCTCTTTCCGCTGTGGCAGGAGCGCTTGTCGACGTGGAGCCGTCTCAATGGTTTGATCTTGCGCAACTGCTGTTCTCAAGTAATGAGGCTTATGCGGCCCATTTTTCACTGTACGGTGCATTATCGCTGAAGGTTCCGCTCACCTACGGTCAGAGCCTGATCAGCGGGATGGCGTCCATCGTTCCAAGAGCTGTGTGGCCGGACCGTCCTCCCGATATTTATTATTACTATGCGGAGCAAGTGGGGGCGGCAGAAGGACAGGGGTACACAATTCATCATGCAGCCGGATGGTATCTGAACTTCGGCATACTAGGTGTCGCGATTGGGGCGCTCGTATGGGGCTATGTGTGGGCAGCATGCATATCAGCTCCGGAGAAGTGGTCAGAGCAAGATTCACAGTTCGCCGGAATTTGCAGATTGATTGCCCCCACGATGTTCGTCGCGAGCATTCCGATGCTGATGCGTGTTGGTGTCGAGGGATACAAGGGCTTGCTGGTGGAAGGGTTGCTGATACCGACCATGATTCTCGTCTGTGGCTCTTGTCGTTGGGGCTGGCCTGCTGGGTCGGCAACGTCGCGTGCATAAAACTTTCAGAATAGTCCCGTGACAATGGCGTCGCCAATGAAGTTTGTCACGGTGCTTGTACCATGTCGAAACGAGGCCGATTACATCCAAGCATGCCTTGATTCAATCATTGCCGGCGACTACCCCCATGCACTGATGGAGGTGCTCGTCATAGATGGAATGAGCCAGGATGGAACTAGGCCGATACTCCGTGAGTATTCAATGCGTTATTCATTCGTGCGGATGGTGGACAATGAGCGCCAAACGACGCCTTGTGCACTGAATGTTGGCATTCGAGAAGCGAAGGGAGCGTTTATTGTACGAATGGACGCACATGCAACCTATTGTCCTGACTATATTTCGAAGCTGGTCTCGTTTCTCCTCTCGACTGGTGCCGATAACGTCGGAGGAGTAAGGATTTCCGTTCCGGGCCGACGGGGCGTGGTTGCGGCTTCAATTGCCTGTGCCGTATCTCATCCGTTTGGGGTTGGAAGTTCCCTATACACCTCCACCCTATCGAAGCCTCGATGGGTTGATACTGTGTGGGGGGGATGTTACAGGCGGGAGGTTTTCGATAAAATCGGCCTTTTCGACGAGCAGTTTGTAAGAAACCAAGACGATGAGTTCAACCATCGTCTCATCATCAATGGGGGAAAGGTTCTACTGGTGCCGGAAGTTCGCGCCTACTACTATGCTCGTACTTCCCTCGCGAAGCTATGGCGTACTTACTATCAGTATGGGTATTTCAAACCGCTGACGGCCTATAAACTGATGCGCATTTTGACATTTCGACAATTGATTCCCTCCGTATTCCTGGTTGGACTACTGGCGGTTGTAATTCTGGGGTTGTTAGCCCCAGCCTTTTGGGGACTGACGCAGGGAGTTGTTGCTGCCTATGCGGCCGCGAATCTTATCGTTGCGGTGAGTATGATACGGCAATATGGCTGGGCGCCGAGCCTCTTTTCCGTACTTGTCTTTCCGATCATTCATGCAGCGTATGGAACCGGTTTTCTTCACGGTTGTTGGGACATATGGGTGTTCCGCCGGCACGGTGGTCTCGATGGTCGGGCGGTTCCCTTGTCGCGCTAACTGGTGCGTAGCCAGGGAAAGGACCTGGTGCCGCTATGCAGACAGTGCAGTCAGACTTCGAGCGGGATCGGCTTGAGCCCATTTGGGAGCAAAGAAAGATCCCCGTCCCCCAGAACATTTATGGGCTGTCTAATCCCGGACAACTCTTTATGTTGCAGGAACGCGAACGAGGTGTGCTCGACATCTTGAGGGAAATGGATCGCGACGTCTTGCGAAATGGGAAAATTCTCGAAGTTGGCTGTGGTAGTGGAGTTTGGATTCGGGATCTCGTTAGGTGGGGCGCCAATCCCGGGAACATTACCGGCGTAGAACTCTTGCCAGAAAGAGCGGCCACGGCTCAACGGCTTAGCCCTGCCGGGGTCTGTATTCATTGTGGTGATGCGAGAACGTTGATGTTTCCAGATGAAAGCTTCGATCTGGTTATTCAATCGACAGTCTTTACCTCGATCCTGGATCCCTTGGCTCAGATACAACTCGCAAAGGAAATGCTGAGAGTACTGAAGCAGGACGGGATCATTCTGTGGTACGACTTTTATCGCGATAACCCGTGGAATCCTGATGTGCGTGGCGTCAAGAAGCGCGAAATCCTGAGACTGTTCCCAGCGTGTCACGTTCAACTCCGCAGCATGACATTACTGCCTCCGCTTGTTCGCATGGTCGCGCCGGTCTCATGGCTTGCCTGTCAGGTACTGAGTCTCGTGCCCTTGTTGCGCACGCACTATCTCGGAACCATCCGCAAAGGCTTACGCTATGAGTGAGCGCTCTGTGCCGTTCCATCTGCCGGATATTGGTGCGGAAGAAATCTCCGCGGTGACGAAGGTGCTTGAGTCAGGTTGGTTGACGACAGGGAACAAAGTAAAACAGTTCGAGGAGCGTTTCGCCGCACAAGTCGGAACTGAGCATGCGGTGGCGACGAATTCCTGTACGGCCGCATTGCATGTCGCGTTGGATGCCGTCGGAGTGCAAGAGGGAGATGAAGTTATCGTCCCGACCATGACGTTTGCCGCTACCGCGGAGGTCGTGGTGTATTTCAAAGCTATTCCGGTTCTGGTGGACTGTGACCCGACCACATTGAATTTAGACCCGAACAGGTTTGCTGAAAAAATTACCAGTCGGACAAAAGCCGTGATCCCCGTACATTTCGCCGGACACCCATGCGATATGCAGTCTCTATCGGAGGTCGCGGCGGCTCACAAACTGGCGGTCGTCGAAGATGCCGCCCACGCATTTCCCTCCGTCTATCGGGGCAGAAGAATCGGCTCCATCGGCGACATCACTTGTTTTTCTTTTTATGCTACGAAGACCCTGACGACCGGTGAAGGGGGGATGGCCACGACCAACAATCAGGCGTGGGCTGAACACATGCGCCGGATGACCCTGCATGGGATTACCAAGGACGCATGGGCTCGGTATACGGATGCCGGCTCGTGGTATTACGAAATCGAAGCGCCCGGGTATAAGTACAACCTGACGGATATCGCAGCCGCGATCGGGGTTGAACAACTGGCCAAAGCGCGCCGTTCCCTTGAGGCGCGGAAGACGGTTGCCGCGGCTTATCATGCCGGGTTCGCCGATTTGCCTGAATTGCGACTTCCGCAGGCTGCGAGGGATGTTGAGCATTCCTGGCACCTCTACGTGATCCAGCTTGACTTACAGCGGCTCCGTATCACGCGTAACGGGTTTATAGAAGCGCTGAAAAAACTTGGGGTGGGCACATCCGTTCATTTCATACCGCTACACCTCCACCCCTACTATCGGTCGAGATTTGGCTTCACCTCTAGGGACTATCCGGTCGCAAGCGAGGCGTTCGACCGGATAGTTTCATTGCCCATTTATCCACGGATGAGCGACGCAGACATCCGGCACGTCATTGATTCCGTACGGACCGTTGTTGCCGAGTATCGCCGGTGATCAAGCGCTGCATGGATTTCATGCTTGCCCTGGTGGGGGTCGTTTTCCTGTTTCCGCTGCTTGTCTGCATCGCCTTGTGGGTCAAATTCGACTCGCTTGGGCCGGTGTTTTTCCTGCACGAACGGATCGGTCGGAATTTTCGTCCATTTCGCATGTACAAGTTTCGCACGATGTGCGCAAATGCGGGGCTGGATGGAGGCGAAATCACCGTGAGCGGAGACGCGCGGGTGACCGTTGTGGGGCGATGGCTGAGACGGACAAAACTCGATGAGCTGCCGCAATTGCTGAATGTCTTGCGTGGAGAAATGAGTCTCGTGGGGCCGCGGCCTGAAGTGCGCCACTATGTTGAGCAGTTCCGCCACGACTATGAGGAGTTATTGAAGGTCCGTCCGGGAATCACGGATCCCGCCTCGCTCAAGTATCGAAATGAAGAGACAATCCTTGCGGAGACAGAATGTCCCGAGGAGTATTACGTTCAACACATCCTGCCCGATAAGATTCGAGTGGCCAGAGAATATGTGCGAAATGCCTCATTTCTCGGCGATCTCCTCATCCTGCTTCGCACAATCAGTCGGCTTCCATAGCAACAGGTTGATGCCTGTCGGCGATTGACTTGTTCCCCTCCGTTTTCCCAAAATTACCCCTTTGCCCTGTAGGAGGAATCGGGTTGGTCCGTCGGCTTTTTGTTTGCGTTGTGCCGGTCGTGCTCCTCTTCGTGCTCGCGTACGAGGGGATTGGT
This region of Nitrospiraceae bacterium genomic DNA includes:
- a CDS encoding outer membrane beta-barrel protein — encoded protein: MVRGYCAVLILLVLLSFPALANAENYVALGTGLNLPSMDTTDSGNLELGKNPYFGGKIGHYFNDRGYNWFGLELDMYRSSPGIKQQTLPTTTNPALSGKIPGADLLVHSLAFNALVRVTGYQYKVEPYAGMGIGLNVGNISSGTFRPEASFAPSFNVLTGIRYYVTDKIAPFVEYKYNFAQFSWTRSHVTADYRANLFMFGIAFHYDR
- a CDS encoding DegT/DnrJ/EryC1/StrS family aminotransferase, giving the protein MSERSVPFHLPDIGAEEISAVTKVLESGWLTTGNKVKQFEERFAAQVGTEHAVATNSCTAALHVALDAVGVQEGDEVIVPTMTFAATAEVVVYFKAIPVLVDCDPTTLNLDPNRFAEKITSRTKAVIPVHFAGHPCDMQSLSEVAAAHKLAVVEDAAHAFPSVYRGRRIGSIGDITCFSFYATKTLTTGEGGMATTNNQAWAEHMRRMTLHGITKDAWARYTDAGSWYYEIEAPGYKYNLTDIAAAIGVEQLAKARRSLEARKTVAAAYHAGFADLPELRLPQAARDVEHSWHLYVIQLDLQRLRITRNGFIEALKKLGVGTSVHFIPLHLHPYYRSRFGFTSRDYPVASEAFDRIVSLPIYPRMSDADIRHVIDSVRTVVAEYRR
- a CDS encoding class I SAM-dependent methyltransferase gives rise to the protein MQTVQSDFERDRLEPIWEQRKIPVPQNIYGLSNPGQLFMLQERERGVLDILREMDRDVLRNGKILEVGCGSGVWIRDLVRWGANPGNITGVELLPERAATAQRLSPAGVCIHCGDARTLMFPDESFDLVIQSTVFTSILDPLAQIQLAKEMLRVLKQDGIILWYDFYRDNPWNPDVRGVKKREILRLFPACHVQLRSMTLLPPLVRMVAPVSWLACQVLSLVPLLRTHYLGTIRKGLRYE
- a CDS encoding glycosyltransferase family 4 protein; the encoded protein is MLQLEKESTEVLPCSVSSEAPLRVCHVLPGPPDPQRMVFATEQISSLSALGVMNHSVFLWSRTSPVVVLYETRRLRKEIREFRPNLVHAHYGTVTAMLAALSVSIPIVITYRGSDLNPCPSISSIRSRLGRFLSQIAAYRAARIVCVSAELRGRLWRGGSEVRIIPTGVDLSRFRPISRDVARRQLGWPPGRPVVLFNVGDDPLVKRKDLALAAVAEARKMSLDFDFVELNGRVAHADISTYLNAADCLLVTSDWEGSPNIVKEAVACDLPVVTVDAGDVRERLAKVTPSIIVERRPSSIAKGLAEILRDPRRSNGHETVADISSENVARQLVAVYREVLTA
- a CDS encoding sugar transferase; translation: MIKRCMDFMLALVGVVFLFPLLVCIALWVKFDSLGPVFFLHERIGRNFRPFRMYKFRTMCANAGLDGGEITVSGDARVTVVGRWLRRTKLDELPQLLNVLRGEMSLVGPRPEVRHYVEQFRHDYEELLKVRPGITDPASLKYRNEETILAETECPEEYYVQHILPDKIRVAREYVRNASFLGDLLILLRTISRLP
- the asnB gene encoding asparagine synthase (glutamine-hydrolyzing), whose product is MCGICGIVQTSSDPCLPQKIQHMTLSLRHRGPDGLECWVDGTSTVGLGHARLSIIDPVGGAQPMWSRDNRHVLVFNGEIYNFQSLRNELEDLGCTFGTNSDTEVLLQALRTWGTSCLTKLHGMFAFALYDTVADELFLARDRIGIKPLYYADFDGVFCFASEIKALRDLASGALTLNYRAVLSHLSLAYTTPPETFFSEVQELEPGAWLRLGNRGVEHGRFWSWKRTPMEWEDSVVLERTETAILSSLSEQLVADVPLGAFLSGGIDSSLLVSMIVRSLGRRIPTFTVKFGDSTYDESRFAGGVARWLGIEHHEIPVADGYGDLSLLDEVLAQFDQPFGDSSAVPTYFICKAVKPFVKVMIGGDGGDEMFGGYPRFSYADMAEHLHVVPQWLLRGLRACCNGALLASGSDRIRQIRRLLMAAEAGGNERLFILSSYLLPPEIGAVLSPLVSQQLEGWRPGILSKAEHTLQAGGAEFIDATVTTALPGDYLRKVDMMSSMHGLEVRVPFLGESVLNCSAGIPETKKYSFTENKRILRALAKKYLPDEICGRAKTGFRFPFDTWLGEKGRHEVQQQLISPKAMVRALIRPEYVEQLLQAFVCQRWSDLRISRDNMCQRVYGLWGLERWLQRWNPIL
- a CDS encoding glycosyltransferase family 2 protein, which codes for MKFVTVLVPCRNEADYIQACLDSIIAGDYPHALMEVLVIDGMSQDGTRPILREYSMRYSFVRMVDNERQTTPCALNVGIREAKGAFIVRMDAHATYCPDYISKLVSFLLSTGADNVGGVRISVPGRRGVVAASIACAVSHPFGVGSSLYTSTLSKPRWVDTVWGGCYRREVFDKIGLFDEQFVRNQDDEFNHRLIINGGKVLLVPEVRAYYYARTSLAKLWRTYYQYGYFKPLTAYKLMRILTFRQLIPSVFLVGLLAVVILGLLAPAFWGLTQGVVAAYAAANLIVAVSMIRQYGWAPSLFSVLVFPIIHAAYGTGFLHGCWDIWVFRRHGGLDGRAVPLSR